A single Defluviitalea saccharophila DNA region contains:
- a CDS encoding DUF1858 domain-containing protein — MAAKITKDMIIADIIAVDRNLIPFLMEAGMHCIGCPSSQGETLEEAGMVHGLNVDEIVEKMNAYLASK, encoded by the coding sequence ATGGCAGCTAAAATCACAAAGGACATGATTATTGCAGATATCATTGCTGTTGACCGCAACCTTATTCCATTTTTGATGGAAGCAGGAATGCACTGTATCGGATGCCCTTCATCTCAAGGAGAAACCTTAGAAGAAGCAGGAATGGTTCACGGCCTTAATGTAGATGAAATCGTAGAAAAAATGAATGCTTATTTAGCAAGTAAATAA
- a CDS encoding putative manganese-dependent inorganic diphosphatase translates to MDKPIFVFGHLNPDTDSICSAIAYAELKRELGYSNVQAVRIGNINRETAFALNFFGEGPPPLLSDVEPQVADLNFYSPYVVHKDDSIKSVWDLMKKIERHMIPVVDEEDRLNGIVSLKDIATSYMEFSDEMAIKNHKTRFSNLIKVLDGEILEGNYPYEYVEGNIYTDSTLAKDQELSRGDILIIGCAKDIQEKVENIGAGCIIVAGDKDFNESYELKKDLECAVVRVPHSFFKTIKLINQSISVSAIMRKHNLVYFQMDDYVEEIKEIMQSSAHRSFPVVDSEGKVKGILSRRHLIDINRKHVILMDHNEKGQSIKGLEKATILEIIDHHRVADIHTMAPLYFRAEPVGCTATIVSKMYRENNIEPTPGIAGLMLSAIISDTLLFKSPTCTEEDKCQAEYLAKIAGVDIQKYGMAMITAGTSLKGKTAEQIYYTDMKKFVFGKYKAAISQVNTADFRGVFNLIPELKAMMHTLCETEKYDLVILLVTDIILGGTELIAVGSGKELVSRAFGLNIKEDSIFLPGVLSRKKQVVPKLMNAAQI, encoded by the coding sequence ATGGATAAACCGATTTTTGTTTTTGGACATTTAAATCCCGATACCGACTCAATTTGTTCAGCAATTGCATATGCAGAGCTAAAACGTGAGCTAGGCTATAGCAATGTTCAAGCGGTTCGTATAGGTAATATTAATAGGGAGACTGCATTTGCTCTTAACTTTTTTGGAGAAGGTCCCCCTCCTTTACTCTCGGATGTGGAACCTCAGGTAGCAGATCTGAATTTTTATTCTCCTTATGTGGTACATAAAGATGACTCTATTAAATCCGTATGGGATTTGATGAAAAAAATAGAAAGACATATGATTCCTGTGGTGGACGAAGAAGATCGTTTAAATGGGATAGTATCTCTTAAAGATATCGCTACATCTTATATGGAATTTTCAGATGAAATGGCGATAAAGAACCATAAAACCAGATTTTCCAATCTGATTAAAGTATTGGACGGAGAAATTTTAGAAGGCAATTATCCTTATGAATACGTGGAAGGAAATATTTATACGGATTCCACTTTGGCGAAAGATCAAGAGCTTTCTAGAGGAGATATACTCATCATAGGGTGTGCAAAAGATATACAAGAAAAAGTAGAAAATATCGGTGCAGGATGTATTATCGTAGCTGGAGATAAAGACTTTAATGAATCCTATGAACTTAAAAAGGATTTAGAGTGTGCAGTCGTCAGAGTCCCACACAGCTTTTTTAAAACGATTAAATTAATTAATCAAAGTATATCTGTGTCTGCCATTATGAGAAAACATAATCTGGTATATTTTCAGATGGATGATTATGTGGAAGAAATTAAAGAAATTATGCAAAGTTCCGCCCATAGAAGCTTTCCTGTTGTAGATTCCGAAGGAAAAGTAAAGGGTATTCTGTCCAGAAGACATTTGATCGACATAAACAGAAAACATGTAATTTTAATGGACCATAACGAAAAAGGACAATCCATAAAAGGTTTGGAAAAGGCTACGATATTAGAAATCATAGACCATCACAGAGTAGCAGATATTCACACCATGGCTCCGTTATATTTTAGAGCAGAACCGGTAGGATGTACCGCTACCATTGTTTCAAAAATGTATAGAGAAAATAATATAGAGCCCACTCCGGGAATCGCAGGGCTTATGTTAAGCGCCATTATCTCCGACACCTTATTGTTTAAATCCCCCACTTGCACGGAGGAAGATAAATGCCAGGCGGAGTACCTTGCTAAAATAGCCGGAGTAGATATACAAAAATATGGCATGGCCATGATTACTGCCGGAACTTCCTTAAAAGGAAAGACTGCAGAACAAATTTACTATACCGATATGAAGAAATTTGTATTTGGCAAATATAAAGCGGCGATTTCTCAAGTTAATACAGCTGACTTTAGGGGAGTATTTAATTTAATTCCGGAGTTAAAAGCTATGATGCATACGCTTTGCGAAACGGAAAAATACGATTTGGTTATTTTACTGGTGACAGATATTATATTAGGCGGAACAGAGTTAATCGCTGTAGGTTCAGGAAAAGAATTGGTATCTCGGGCATTTGGATTAAATATTAAGGAAGACAGCATATTCTTGCCGGGAGTATTGTCCAGAAAGAAGCAAGTGGTTCCGAAGCTCATGAACGCCGCCCAAATTTAG
- a CDS encoding GntR family transcriptional regulator, with amino-acid sequence MKIDKSHPLPYYIQLKNIIEKQIEEGIYQPNQMIPSERQLSEKYEISRMTTRQAINELVKEGKLYREKGRGTFVSSPRFLQENMMSFTETLRAQGYTPTTKVLEFSVVRGLKNISKMLETKEEQTYYKIKRLRFADSIPAALETVYIPSEYCEGLDQYDLGAQSLYKILKENYNHNIESTFLTIEAVISDKMMMKIFESSKAIPLLKTEGITRTEEGVKLFYETSYYRSDVYTYQVNIYRGMMGR; translated from the coding sequence TTGAAGATTGATAAGAGCCATCCTCTGCCTTATTATATACAATTAAAAAATATTATAGAAAAACAAATAGAAGAAGGGATTTATCAGCCTAATCAAATGATTCCTTCAGAGAGACAATTAAGTGAAAAGTACGAAATCAGTCGTATGACAACACGGCAAGCTATTAATGAATTGGTTAAAGAAGGAAAATTATATAGAGAGAAAGGGCGAGGAACTTTTGTGTCCTCCCCCAGGTTTTTGCAGGAAAATATGATGAGCTTTACAGAAACCCTTAGAGCTCAAGGCTATACACCGACCACCAAAGTTTTAGAGTTTTCGGTGGTGCGGGGCCTAAAAAACATCAGCAAAATGCTGGAGACAAAAGAAGAACAAACCTATTATAAAATAAAACGCTTACGTTTTGCAGACTCCATACCTGCTGCATTAGAAACCGTTTATATTCCCTCAGAATACTGTGAAGGATTAGACCAGTATGACTTAGGAGCTCAATCCTTATACAAGATTTTAAAAGAAAACTACAATCATAATATAGAGTCTACTTTTTTGACTATTGAGGCAGTCATTTCCGATAAAATGATGATGAAAATCTTTGAGTCCAGTAAAGCTATTCCGTTGTTAAAAACGGAAGGTATCACAAGAACCGAAGAAGGTGTAAAATTATTTTATGAAACATCTTATTATCGCTCGGACGTATATACATATCAAGTGAATATATATAGGGGAATGATGGGACGGTGA
- a CDS encoding alpha/beta hydrolase, with protein MIQITNMAVLVLHGFNSCSRDVKVLSDYLRDRGIYTISPTLAGIKGTKQEWNTTTWRDWISNAEKEFKNLKEEFKKVAVIGFSMGGLVALYLTYNYGADLITMVNTPIYCGDIRKIMEKVKRCIKKRSYDPIKYYCNVINETPLWGALNLTRGLNECIPLVEKIKTPLLVIQGLKDEAVRWQSADYLFCRSASPWKKKIYYRNADHFIFEGEEKEDVCREIFHYLMQV; from the coding sequence ATGATTCAAATCACAAATATGGCAGTTCTTGTACTTCATGGCTTTAATAGCTGTTCCAGGGATGTTAAAGTTTTATCAGATTATTTAAGGGATAGAGGAATTTATACAATTTCTCCTACTTTAGCAGGAATAAAAGGAACAAAACAAGAGTGGAATACAACCACGTGGAGAGATTGGATTTCTAATGCAGAGAAAGAATTCAAAAATTTAAAGGAAGAATTTAAAAAAGTAGCAGTCATAGGATTTTCTATGGGAGGGTTGGTTGCACTTTATCTTACTTATAATTATGGTGCAGATTTGATTACGATGGTGAATACCCCTATATATTGCGGAGATATAAGAAAGATCATGGAAAAGGTTAAAAGGTGTATCAAGAAAAGAAGTTATGATCCCATAAAGTATTATTGTAATGTGATCAATGAAACGCCTTTATGGGGAGCGCTGAATTTAACTCGGGGATTAAATGAATGCATCCCCCTGGTAGAAAAGATTAAAACGCCTCTTCTTGTTATTCAGGGTTTAAAGGATGAGGCAGTCCGATGGCAAAGTGCAGATTATCTCTTTTGCCGCTCGGCTTCTCCTTGGAAAAAGAAAATTTACTACAGAAATGCGGATCACTTTATATTTGAAGGAGAAGAAAAAGAAGATGTTTGTAGAGAAATCTTTCATTATTTAATGCAGGTTTAA